From one Esox lucius isolate fEsoLuc1 chromosome 11, fEsoLuc1.pri, whole genome shotgun sequence genomic stretch:
- the rpusd1 gene encoding RNA pseudouridylate synthase domain-containing protein 1, translated as MEPFSVEPTIGVEPPSVEPTIGVEPPSVEPPSVEPTIGMEPASVDNLSVLYQSSDYILVDKHWDIRIDSKMWYEKHTVQRQLGLRFPDLADPGTYYGFRFCHQLDYSTSGVLCVALNKAAAGRAYSCFKDRRATKAYLALLRGWVEPETMTLDFPIGKNTAEGRTHMMCVQSTEGCENPKPCQTQLTVLEYGSYDGGPVTKVLLQPLTGRTHQLRVHCDAVGHPIVGDYTYSLGADSAPYRMMLHAHLLHLPLEPRPLQATAPDPFTTHTDPRWCPQRSLRTVEGAVETLLQRRAEMGRREQEEKKKQVDEEKERRKRGRREGREESEEQRRTCQEWLSEWAED; from the exons ATGGAACCATTCAGCGTGGAACCAACCATTGGTGTGGAACCGCCCAGTGTGGAACCAACCATTGGTGTGGAACCGCCCAGTGTGGAACCGCCCAGCGTGGAACCAACCATTGGCATGGAACCGGCAAGTGTTGACAATCTGAGTGTTCTGTACCAGAGTTCAGATTACATCCTGGTGGATAAGCACTGGGACATCCGCATTGACAGCAAGATGTGGTATGAGAAACACACAGTACAGAGGCAGCTGGGGCTGCGTTTCCCCGACCTGGCTGACCCTGGGACGTACTATGGTTTCAG GTTTTGTCACCAGCTGGACTACTCCACCAGCGGGGTTCTGTGTGTGGCTCTGAACAAGGCTGCAGCTGGCCGGGCTTACAGCTGCTTTAAAGACCGCAGAGCCACTAAAGCCTACCTGGCGCtg CTGCGAGGTTGGGTGGAACCAGAGACGATGACTCTAGATTTTCCCATCGGTAAAAATACCGCAGAGGGACGAACTCACATGATGTGCGTCCAATCaacagagg gttgtGAGAACCCCAAACCGTGTCAGACCCAGCTCACGGTGTTGGAGTATGGATCCTACGATGGAGGTCCTGTGACTAAGGTGCTTCTGCAGCCTCTTACAG gtcgTACCCATCAGCTGAGGGTCCATTGTGATGCGGTAGGCCACCCCATCGTAGGGGACTACACCTACAGCCTGGGAGCGGACAGCGCCCCCTACCGCATGATGCTGCATGCACACCTCCTGCACCTCCCCCTGGAACCCCGCCCCCTGCAGGCCACCGCCCCCGACCCCTTCACCACGCACACCGACCCCCGCTGGTGCCCGCAGCGCAGCCTACGGACTGTAGAGGGCGCTGTGGAGACACTGCTGCAGCGCAGGGCCgagatggggaggagagaacaggaggagaaaaagaagcaggtggatgaggagaaggaaaggaggaagagggggaggagagagggaagagaagagagtgagGAGCAGAGGAGGACGTGTCAGGAGTGGCTATCAGAGTGGGCTGAAGATTGA